A genomic region of Pseudomonas migulae contains the following coding sequences:
- a CDS encoding ester cyclase, giving the protein MNENNAVETVERFWREVWQARDPQAAARFVAHDFVITSGGVDIVGREAFIEWIGVFLSKIEDFDFASLETFQNAQGTRVASRWKLAGKNNGFIGGRACLSAFEMLGTAVWEIRPDGLLAHNWVERNALEVHREIIGLA; this is encoded by the coding sequence ATGAACGAAAACAACGCAGTAGAAACTGTCGAACGCTTCTGGCGTGAAGTCTGGCAGGCCAGGGATCCGCAAGCGGCAGCGCGCTTCGTGGCGCACGACTTCGTGATCACGTCCGGCGGCGTCGACATTGTCGGCCGTGAAGCCTTCATTGAATGGATCGGTGTGTTCCTGTCGAAAATCGAAGACTTCGATTTTGCCAGCCTCGAAACCTTCCAGAATGCCCAGGGCACGCGCGTCGCCTCCCGTTGGAAACTGGCGGGGAAAAACAACGGGTTCATCGGCGGCCGTGCCTGCCTGAGTGCGTTTGAAATGCTCGGGACAGCGGTGTGGGAAATTCGTCCGGACGGCCTGCTGGCGCACAACTGGGTGGAGCGTAACGCGCTGGAAGTGCACCGGGAGATCATCGGCCTGGCTTAA
- a CDS encoding DMT family transporter has protein sequence MSKSTPLAYAGIVGATFFWGTNFNAGAYIIKSMAPISASIERFAISTLLLVLIFGLAGKLRLHTLKNNLPAFIGLGLLGFTAFNLATFFGLQTTTPINGALILATTPLWTMIFAVLLEDERIDRGRGIGLVLGLLGVGLVITRGDIHVLLGLKVATGDAFILAGSMAWAANMVGTRRFVKDATPLETTTFSMLFGVIGLIVLGLVFEDPIASIRSASLSVQGAVIYLAVCGSLVAYLLWFKGIHAIGAARTSIFFNLAPVFTMLVSSILGVLPNIWQLLGAGGVILGVVFASGLVFRAAPPATLTVQD, from the coding sequence ATGTCAAAATCAACGCCTCTCGCCTACGCCGGTATTGTCGGCGCCACGTTTTTCTGGGGCACCAACTTCAACGCCGGTGCCTACATCATCAAGAGCATGGCACCGATCAGCGCTTCCATTGAGCGCTTTGCCATTTCGACACTGCTGCTGGTGCTGATTTTCGGTCTGGCCGGCAAGTTGCGTCTCCACACATTGAAGAACAATCTGCCAGCCTTTATCGGCCTCGGTCTGCTCGGATTTACCGCATTCAACCTCGCGACGTTTTTCGGCCTGCAAACCACCACGCCGATCAACGGCGCGCTGATCCTGGCGACCACGCCGCTGTGGACGATGATCTTCGCGGTACTGCTGGAAGACGAACGCATTGATCGCGGTCGGGGCATCGGTCTGGTGCTGGGCTTGCTGGGCGTCGGCCTGGTGATCACCCGTGGCGATATTCACGTGTTACTCGGACTGAAAGTGGCCACCGGCGACGCGTTCATTCTGGCCGGCAGCATGGCTTGGGCGGCGAACATGGTGGGCACCCGGCGTTTCGTCAAAGATGCCACGCCACTGGAAACCACGACCTTTTCCATGTTGTTCGGGGTCATTGGCCTGATCGTGCTGGGCCTGGTTTTTGAAGATCCGATTGCCAGCATCCGCAGTGCTTCACTGTCGGTGCAGGGCGCGGTCATCTACCTGGCGGTCTGCGGTTCCCTGGTTGCCTATCTGCTGTGGTTCAAGGGCATCCACGCCATCGGTGCCGCGCGCACGTCGATCTTCTTCAACCTCGCGCCGGTGTTCACCATGCTGGTTTCTTCGATACTGGGTGTGCTGCCCAATATCTGGCAACTGCTGGGCGCGGGCGGGGTGATTCTCGGCGTGGTGTTTGCTTCGGGGCTGGTGTTCAGAGCGGCTCCGCCCGCGACGCTGACGGTGCAGGATTAA
- a CDS encoding LysR family transcriptional regulator, with amino-acid sequence MFDWEDLRYFIVFAHEQSLSAAARTLKVDHATVARRISALEQSLNLKLVDRRPRAYVMTEDGQRIAALGRRMESESFAVQRTALAGQEGFSGEVTVSAPPALACALIAPRINALRLKHPQLSLQLIGSLGSASLSRREADIAVRLSRPKEPDLVARKVATVPFYLYGSADYLSRTAAQDRVFIAYDESMEQTPQQIWLKQQAGDRPILLRSNDLNIQATVAQAGAGIAALPSFLGEHYGLQAIETIGAGLEREVWLVVHSDIRHTPAVQAVMRFLVSCFEQ; translated from the coding sequence ATGTTCGATTGGGAGGATCTGCGGTACTTCATCGTCTTCGCCCACGAGCAGTCGTTGTCCGCAGCCGCGCGCACGCTCAAGGTCGACCATGCCACCGTAGCGCGACGCATCAGCGCCCTGGAGCAATCGCTGAACCTCAAGCTGGTGGACCGGCGACCTCGTGCCTATGTCATGACCGAAGACGGGCAACGCATCGCGGCGTTGGGGCGACGCATGGAGAGCGAATCCTTCGCGGTGCAGCGCACCGCGCTCGCGGGGCAGGAAGGCTTTAGCGGCGAAGTCACGGTCAGCGCCCCGCCGGCGCTGGCCTGTGCGTTGATCGCACCGCGCATCAATGCACTGCGCTTGAAGCATCCGCAGCTGTCCTTGCAGTTGATTGGCAGTCTGGGCAGCGCATCGTTGTCGCGACGGGAAGCCGACATCGCCGTGCGCCTGAGCCGGCCAAAGGAGCCAGACCTGGTAGCCCGCAAGGTCGCGACAGTACCGTTCTACCTGTATGGCTCGGCGGATTATCTATCCAGGACCGCTGCGCAGGATCGGGTGTTCATCGCTTACGACGAGTCCATGGAGCAAACCCCGCAACAGATCTGGCTCAAGCAGCAAGCAGGTGACCGGCCGATCCTGTTGCGCAGCAATGACCTGAACATCCAAGCCACCGTCGCCCAGGCGGGCGCCGGTATCGCCGCCCTGCCCTCATTCCTGGGCGAGCACTATGGCCTGCAAGCGATCGAGACGATCGGCGCGGGCCTTGAGCGTGAAGTGTGGCTGGTGGTGCACAGCGATATCCGGCACACCCCGGCCGTGCAGGCGGTGATGCGTTTTCTGGTGTCGTGCTTCGAACAATGA